Proteins encoded by one window of Lathyrus oleraceus cultivar Zhongwan6 chromosome 1, CAAS_Psat_ZW6_1.0, whole genome shotgun sequence:
- the LOC127115608 gene encoding ADP-ribosylation factor-like protein 2: MVGLDNSGKTTIVLKINGEDTSVISPTLGFNIKTIAYQKYTLNIWDVGGQKTIRSYWRNYFEQTDGLVWVVDSSDLRRLDDCKMELDNLLKEERLSGASLLILANKQDIKGALAPDEIAKVSLILSGSFSLT, encoded by the exons ATGGT TGGGTTGGACAATTCTGGAAAAACTACAATCGTTTTGAAGATTAATGGGGAGGACACTAGTGTCATTAGTCCTACCCTTGGCTTCAACATCAAAACCATCGCCTACCAAAA ATACACTCTAAATATATGGGATGTTGGAGGCCAAAAAACAATTCGATCTTACTGGAGAAACTACTTTGAGCAAACAGATGGTTTAGTTTGGGTAGTTGACAGTTCAGATCTTAGAAGGTTGGATGATTGCAAAATGGAGCTAGATAACCTTCTAAAGGAAGAG AGACTATCTGGAGCATCCTTACTAATTCTAGCAAATAAACAAGATATTAAAGGTGCCCTTGCACCCGATGAAATAGCTAAGGTAAGCTTAATTTTATCCGGGTCTTTTTCTCTTACCTAA